The following proteins are encoded in a genomic region of Vibrio taketomensis:
- a CDS encoding fumarylacetoacetate hydrolase family protein, producing the protein MQSITVENQSVFPTKVLCVGRNYLDHIKELENAIPEQMVVFNKPSTAISSHLHAFQQEPIHYEGEICFVVNKGQFSAVGIGLDLTKRQLQSQLKEQGLPWERAKAFDGSAVFSRFVSLQGLNIDDLEIELFINCVRVQRGGVRQMMYSPQTILGELQSYTTLCDGDVIMTGTPKGVGEVQQGDVFLGRLIHAGKILIEIEWLAH; encoded by the coding sequence ATGCAATCAATAACTGTTGAAAACCAATCGGTATTTCCGACCAAAGTACTTTGTGTGGGGCGCAATTATCTCGACCATATCAAAGAACTTGAAAATGCAATTCCTGAACAAATGGTGGTATTCAACAAACCCTCGACGGCTATCTCTAGCCATTTGCATGCATTTCAGCAAGAACCCATTCACTACGAAGGTGAAATCTGTTTTGTCGTTAACAAGGGGCAGTTTTCAGCTGTAGGTATTGGTCTTGATCTAACAAAACGTCAGTTGCAATCACAGCTTAAAGAGCAGGGTTTACCATGGGAGCGTGCAAAAGCCTTCGATGGCTCTGCGGTATTCAGCCGTTTTGTTTCGCTGCAAGGTTTAAACATCGACGATCTCGAAATCGAGTTGTTTATTAATTGTGTGCGAGTGCAACGTGGTGGTGTGAGACAGATGATGTATTCACCGCAAACGATTCTTGGCGAATTGCAAAGCTACACCACACTATGTGATGGTGATGTAATTATGACTGGCACACCGAAAGGTGTGGGTGAGGTTCAACAAGGGGATGTGTTCCTTGGGCGTCTAATTCATGCCGGTAAGATTTTAATTGAAATTGAGTGGCTAGCGCATTAA
- a CDS encoding AzlC family ABC transporter permease codes for MLSSEVQVMPSRYHLFMQGTVAMIPLSIAVIPWGLLAGSYAIESGLTAFESQALSAILFAGSAQLVATGMIKAGVGLTTMLLTTLFITSRHFLYSVSMRDRIGKLPLKWRLALGYLLTDELFAICGNQSEQRFEPWYALGAGLSFYLCWNLATLVGIVAGSYIPALNELGLEFAVAATFIALVIPNIKNSPTLVAVVVALITSVALNLIQFEGALMVASIGGMLAGYLTERMTRSSQ; via the coding sequence ATGCTAAGTTCAGAAGTACAGGTTATGCCAAGTCGTTATCATTTATTTATGCAAGGCACTGTTGCCATGATTCCGCTCAGTATCGCTGTCATCCCGTGGGGATTGCTCGCTGGATCCTATGCTATCGAATCAGGCCTTACTGCCTTTGAGAGTCAAGCGCTCTCGGCAATTCTATTCGCAGGCTCTGCTCAATTGGTTGCAACAGGAATGATAAAAGCGGGCGTGGGATTAACTACCATGTTACTCACCACACTCTTTATCACTTCACGCCATTTTTTATACAGTGTGTCGATGCGTGATCGCATTGGTAAGCTACCACTGAAGTGGCGACTCGCTTTAGGGTATTTGCTCACCGATGAGCTCTTCGCAATTTGTGGTAACCAATCGGAACAAAGGTTTGAACCATGGTATGCCCTCGGAGCTGGTTTAAGTTTCTATTTATGTTGGAACCTAGCAACTTTGGTTGGAATTGTTGCTGGCAGCTATATACCTGCCTTGAATGAACTCGGCCTCGAATTTGCGGTAGCCGCAACGTTCATCGCATTAGTAATTCCGAATATTAAGAACTCACCTACCCTCGTGGCTGTCGTGGTAGCGCTGATCACTTCCGTCGCACTCAATCTGATTCAATTTGAAGGTGCGTTAATGGTTGCCAGCATCGGCGGAATGCTGGCCGGCTACCTAACTGAGCGAATGACAAGGAGCAGCCAATGA
- a CDS encoding cytochrome c oxidase assembly protein, with protein sequence MPDPQATNSSRRQANRSLVIKLLGATVAMFGFGFALVPIYDIMCDALGINGKTNSEAVEAPTALTADISRTIKVEFIAHINPNMPWDFKPQVSSMEVHPGEVIQTAYLAQNRASHTIVGQAVPSVSPGLGASYFNKVECFCFNKQPLDGNSQTEMPLIFYIERDIPESIHTLTLSYTLYDITDKSDPSTASAKASTPNQLQGATQ encoded by the coding sequence ATGCCAGATCCTCAAGCTACGAATTCTTCAAGACGCCAAGCCAATAGATCATTAGTTATCAAGCTGTTGGGGGCGACGGTGGCGATGTTTGGCTTTGGTTTTGCGCTTGTGCCTATCTACGACATTATGTGTGATGCTTTGGGTATCAATGGCAAAACCAACAGTGAGGCCGTTGAGGCTCCAACCGCGTTAACGGCTGACATTTCACGAACGATTAAAGTTGAGTTTATTGCTCATATTAACCCGAACATGCCATGGGATTTCAAACCTCAAGTATCCTCAATGGAGGTTCATCCCGGAGAGGTGATTCAGACTGCTTATCTGGCGCAAAATCGAGCGTCTCATACCATTGTCGGGCAAGCTGTACCATCGGTTTCACCAGGCTTGGGGGCGAGCTATTTTAACAAAGTCGAGTGTTTCTGTTTTAATAAACAGCCTCTTGATGGAAACAGCCAGACGGAAATGCCGTTGATTTTCTACATTGAGCGCGATATTCCCGAATCGATTCATACTTTGACGCTGTCCTACACCTTGTACGACATCACTGATAAGTCTGATCCCTCAACTGCAAGTGCCAAGGCGAGCACGCCAAACCAATTGCAAGGAGCTACCCAATGA
- a CDS encoding phospho-sugar mutase, whose protein sequence is MNEKITQWLAKDPDPRTREELQRLMAENNTTELEDRFRSRLEFGTAGLRGKVGCGPNRMNRLVIQQTATGLGQYLLHQFDDAKERGVVIGYDGRLDSKQFAHDTAAVLAAQGFTVYLTHDVAATPIVAFGIKTLNTVAGVVVTASHNPPEYNGFKVYWENGAQIIPPHDAGIAHQIDVAAESPLELICVEEAVALGRLIWLKDDYYQSYRDSINNSPLLSNHTQPNGITISYTAMHGVGARMAETLLADAGFDQVYSVKDQREPDGTFPTVAFPNPEEAGAMDKVIALAKQHNADIACANDPDADRFAAAVRKADGEYQMLSGDQVGALFGDYLLANSDASKQLVGNTIVSSSLLKRIAESYSASYFQTLTGFKWLTNVAMQKQDAQHQFLFAYEEALGYTIGSNVWDKDGLSALVAFAQLTAALRAQGKTIWDQLEAIYRQHGVYVNAQRSIALAPDTPPIGEKLRANPPTSIAGRQIESIEDLKTQIHSFADGSSQPIDLPSSDVLIYHLAGDARVIVRPSGTEPKLKCYYELREAFDDSQDFAAVQEQAELAMDMLIAEHQHTL, encoded by the coding sequence ATGAACGAAAAAATTACCCAATGGTTAGCCAAAGATCCCGATCCTCGAACTCGCGAGGAGCTACAACGCTTAATGGCGGAAAATAACACTACTGAGCTTGAGGACCGTTTTCGCAGTCGACTTGAATTTGGTACCGCTGGCTTGCGCGGTAAAGTCGGTTGTGGACCCAATCGAATGAATCGACTTGTCATTCAACAAACTGCTACCGGTTTAGGGCAATATTTATTGCACCAATTCGATGACGCGAAAGAACGAGGAGTAGTGATCGGTTACGATGGAAGACTGGATTCGAAACAGTTTGCCCACGATACAGCTGCAGTATTAGCTGCACAAGGCTTCACCGTCTATCTAACTCACGATGTTGCAGCAACACCGATTGTTGCGTTTGGGATTAAAACGTTAAATACGGTAGCAGGTGTCGTCGTCACCGCTAGCCATAACCCTCCAGAATATAATGGCTTTAAAGTGTACTGGGAGAACGGAGCTCAGATCATTCCTCCGCACGATGCCGGCATTGCTCATCAGATTGATGTTGCAGCGGAGTCGCCTCTTGAGCTCATTTGTGTTGAAGAAGCCGTCGCGCTCGGTCGACTAATTTGGCTGAAAGATGATTATTATCAATCATATAGAGATTCAATCAATAACAGTCCTTTGCTGTCTAATCACACGCAACCGAACGGTATTACTATCTCATACACGGCAATGCATGGCGTGGGAGCGCGTATGGCAGAAACGCTACTCGCCGACGCCGGATTTGATCAAGTTTACAGTGTAAAAGATCAAAGAGAACCCGATGGGACTTTCCCTACCGTCGCCTTTCCAAACCCTGAAGAAGCAGGGGCGATGGACAAGGTTATTGCATTAGCAAAGCAGCACAACGCAGATATCGCTTGTGCTAACGATCCTGATGCCGACCGCTTTGCCGCCGCAGTGAGAAAAGCAGACGGTGAATACCAAATGTTGTCAGGCGATCAAGTTGGAGCGCTTTTTGGTGACTATCTACTCGCGAATAGCGATGCGAGTAAACAGTTAGTTGGTAATACAATTGTTTCTTCAAGCCTACTCAAACGAATTGCTGAGTCATATTCAGCTAGCTACTTTCAAACCTTAACAGGTTTCAAATGGTTAACGAATGTCGCAATGCAAAAGCAGGATGCACAACATCAATTCTTGTTCGCCTATGAAGAAGCACTTGGGTACACCATTGGGAGCAATGTGTGGGATAAAGATGGTTTGTCGGCATTAGTGGCATTTGCACAGTTAACTGCAGCCTTGCGCGCGCAAGGCAAAACGATTTGGGATCAATTGGAAGCGATTTACCGTCAACATGGCGTGTATGTAAACGCTCAACGTAGCATTGCACTTGCACCGGATACCCCTCCTATTGGAGAAAAACTACGTGCTAACCCACCAACCTCCATTGCCGGACGACAAATCGAAAGCATTGAAGACTTGAAAACTCAAATACATAGCTTCGCCGATGGCAGTAGCCAACCGATTGATTTGCCTTCAAGTGATGTGTTGATTTATCACTTAGCAGGTGACGCGCGGGTTATCGTTCGTCCATCAGGTACTGAGCCAAAACTCAAATGTTATTATGAACTTCGTGAAGCTTTTGATGATTCACAAGACTTCGCAGCGGTTCAAGAACAAGCTGAACTGGCGATGGATATGTTGATCGCAGAGCATCAACATACCTTGTAA
- a CDS encoding cytochrome c oxidase subunit 3, whose protein sequence is MSSKPQSYYVPAQSSWPIVGAIALFLVAVGAGLTVQTMAEGGSASVFSKVVLAAGFLFLLYMLAGWLSNVVHESMSGLYSEQIARSFRQGMSWFIFSEVMFFGAFFGALFYARMISVPWLGGADNNAMTHEVLWPAFEAIWPLTTTPDGQTTTAMGWQGIPLHNTIILLLSSITLHMAHVSLEKNRRMALIVWLEITIVLAAFFLFYQGVEYIHAYRDLDLTLQSGVYGNTFFMLTGFHGLHVLLGSIFLIVLLGRIAKDHFTPKDHFAFQAGSWYWHFVDVVWLCLFVFVYVL, encoded by the coding sequence ATGAGTTCAAAACCCCAGTCATATTATGTTCCTGCCCAAAGCAGCTGGCCAATCGTGGGTGCTATTGCGCTCTTTCTTGTCGCTGTTGGTGCGGGTTTGACGGTGCAAACCATGGCGGAGGGCGGGAGTGCCAGTGTTTTTTCTAAAGTGGTGCTAGCGGCGGGTTTTTTGTTTTTGCTCTATATGCTTGCTGGCTGGCTTTCAAACGTTGTTCATGAGTCGATGAGCGGTCTCTATTCCGAGCAAATTGCTCGCTCTTTTCGTCAAGGGATGAGTTGGTTTATTTTTTCTGAAGTGATGTTCTTTGGAGCATTCTTCGGTGCGCTATTTTACGCGCGAATGATTTCAGTGCCGTGGCTTGGTGGTGCTGACAACAATGCGATGACCCATGAAGTGTTGTGGCCTGCCTTTGAAGCGATTTGGCCTTTGACAACCACGCCTGACGGGCAAACGACAACGGCGATGGGCTGGCAAGGGATACCGCTACACAACACCATTATTTTGCTGCTGTCATCCATCACCCTGCATATGGCGCACGTCAGTTTAGAGAAAAATCGCCGTATGGCGCTGATTGTATGGCTCGAAATTACCATCGTACTAGCGGCGTTCTTCCTGTTTTATCAGGGTGTGGAGTACATTCACGCATACAGAGATCTCGATTTAACCCTGCAATCGGGCGTTTACGGCAATACGTTCTTCATGCTCACCGGATTTCATGGCCTGCATGTGTTGCTTGGGTCAATATTCCTTATCGTACTGTTGGGTCGAATAGCGAAAGACCACTTTACGCCGAAAGATCATTTCGCTTTCCAGGCGGGGAGTTGGTATTGGCACTTTGTTGACGTGGTGTGGTTGTGCTTGTTTGTGTTCGTTTATGTGTTGTGA
- a CDS encoding GNAT family N-acetyltransferase, giving the protein MQIEFILDPEDAIREQILTGLRQYNFQFFPHDNSQNIACIARNEHGEFCGGLFGEIYINTLFVEYLWVDESKREAGLGSSLFKRVEQEVKALGVETVCLDTFSFQAREFYIKQGFKEVGRFTNFPMPGVDKIFLQKQFD; this is encoded by the coding sequence ATGCAGATCGAATTTATTCTGGACCCAGAAGACGCAATTAGAGAGCAGATCCTAACAGGTCTACGACAATACAATTTTCAGTTTTTTCCTCATGATAATAGTCAGAACATCGCTTGTATTGCACGTAACGAGCATGGTGAATTTTGCGGTGGTCTGTTTGGCGAAATTTATATCAACACCTTGTTTGTTGAGTATTTGTGGGTTGATGAAAGCAAAAGAGAGGCCGGATTAGGTTCTAGTTTGTTTAAGCGAGTGGAACAAGAAGTCAAAGCGCTAGGTGTGGAAACCGTTTGTTTAGATACGTTTAGCTTTCAAGCGAGAGAGTTTTATATTAAGCAAGGATTTAAAGAAGTCGGTCGGTTTACGAATTTCCCTATGCCTGGTGTTGATAAAATCTTCCTACAAAAGCAGTTTGATTGA
- the ctaD gene encoding cytochrome c oxidase subunit I, whose amino-acid sequence MKPSTPENQKSAPLADAEMTRANTTMALEDDHHAPQGWTRWLYSTNHKDIGTLYLWFSFIMFLTGGAMAMIIRAELFQPGLQLVDPQFFNQMTTVHGLIMVFGAVMPAFTGLANWMIPMMIGAPDMALPRMNNLSFWILPFAFAILIASLFTEGGGPDFGWTFYAPLSTTYGPDSTALFVFSVHIMGISSIMGAINVIVTIVNMRAPGMTWFKLPMFVWTWLITAFLLIAVMPVLAGAVTMVLTDKYFGTSFFDAAGGGDPVMFQHIFWFFGHPEVYIMILPSFGIVSAIIPAFSGKKLFGYHSMVYATCSIALLSFLVWAHHMFTTGMPVFAELFFMYCTMLIAVPTGVKVFNWVATMWRGAMTFETPMLFAIAFIVLFTIGGFSGLMLAIVPADFQYHDTYFVVAHFHYVLVSGAVFSIMAAAYYWLPKWTGHMYDQRLSLWHFWCSIISVNVLFFPMHFLGLAGMPRRIPDYAIQFADINQIVSIGGFAFGLSQLIFLWLVIKCIRGGEKAVAKPWERAEGLEWTVPSPAPHHTFETPPKVD is encoded by the coding sequence ATGAAGCCTTCAACTCCCGAGAACCAAAAATCCGCTCCGTTAGCTGATGCTGAAATGACGCGCGCAAACACCACTATGGCCTTAGAGGATGATCATCATGCCCCTCAAGGCTGGACTCGCTGGCTCTACTCTACTAATCATAAAGATATTGGGACGCTATACCTGTGGTTCAGCTTTATCATGTTTTTGACCGGCGGTGCGATGGCGATGATTATTCGCGCTGAGTTGTTCCAGCCTGGTTTGCAATTGGTCGATCCTCAGTTCTTTAACCAAATGACAACGGTACATGGGTTGATCATGGTGTTTGGCGCGGTAATGCCTGCCTTTACTGGCTTGGCCAACTGGATGATACCAATGATGATTGGTGCGCCGGATATGGCTCTGCCGAGGATGAACAATCTGAGTTTCTGGATCTTGCCTTTTGCTTTCGCGATTTTAATTGCATCGCTATTTACTGAAGGAGGGGGGCCAGATTTTGGCTGGACATTCTATGCGCCTTTATCGACGACTTATGGCCCTGACAGCACAGCTTTATTTGTGTTCTCAGTGCATATTATGGGGATCAGTTCGATCATGGGCGCGATCAACGTTATCGTTACGATTGTGAATATGCGCGCGCCGGGCATGACGTGGTTCAAACTGCCAATGTTTGTCTGGACTTGGCTGATCACCGCATTCCTACTGATAGCCGTAATGCCAGTATTGGCTGGTGCGGTAACGATGGTATTAACCGATAAATACTTTGGTACCTCTTTCTTCGACGCCGCTGGTGGTGGTGATCCTGTGATGTTTCAGCACATTTTCTGGTTCTTCGGTCATCCAGAGGTGTACATCATGATCCTGCCATCTTTTGGTATCGTTTCAGCAATCATCCCGGCATTTAGCGGCAAGAAACTCTTTGGTTATCACTCCATGGTTTATGCGACTTGTAGTATTGCACTGCTGTCATTCCTTGTGTGGGCTCACCATATGTTCACTACAGGTATGCCGGTTTTCGCTGAGTTGTTCTTTATGTACTGTACCATGCTCATTGCGGTGCCAACGGGTGTGAAGGTGTTCAACTGGGTGGCGACAATGTGGCGTGGGGCAATGACTTTTGAAACCCCAATGCTGTTTGCGATTGCGTTTATTGTGCTTTTCACTATCGGTGGATTCTCAGGGTTAATGTTGGCTATTGTTCCCGCTGATTTCCAATATCACGATACCTATTTTGTGGTCGCCCATTTCCACTATGTTTTAGTCTCTGGTGCGGTTTTCTCAATAATGGCCGCTGCCTATTATTGGTTACCGAAATGGACAGGGCATATGTATGACCAGAGACTCAGCTTATGGCACTTCTGGTGCTCAATCATTTCGGTCAACGTTCTGTTTTTCCCAATGCACTTTCTCGGTTTGGCGGGAATGCCACGTCGTATCCCAGATTATGCGATTCAATTTGCTGACATCAACCAGATAGTGTCAATCGGCGGCTTTGCCTTTGGTTTGTCGCAATTGATTTTCCTTTGGTTAGTGATCAAATGCATTCGCGGTGGAGAAAAAGCTGTGGCGAAACCTTGGGAGAGAGCCGAAGGGTTAGAGTGGACGGTACCGAGCCCCGCACCGCATCATACGTTTGAAACACCGCCGAAAGTGGATTGA
- a CDS encoding LysE family translocator, producing MIDMSVLPLYLTAVVALLLIPGPDMLLIASSSMSYGRRVGLFASLGNATSGIILTFLAALGVSALIAMSPLALKALHLLGGMYLLKMGWDCVRTPAADAPHLEQQNKMAVTFYQRALVSNLLNPKALVFFVMFLPQFVSTNIAASSGEQMMALGLLLNVLGLIFNLLLVVLAGTLGKGLLENAKVRNYQHKFMGGIFLILAIWMLSAFFTA from the coding sequence ATGATCGATATGTCTGTTCTGCCGCTGTACTTAACGGCAGTCGTGGCGCTGTTGTTGATTCCCGGCCCAGATATGTTACTTATCGCAAGCTCTAGCATGAGCTACGGCCGACGAGTAGGCTTGTTCGCAAGTTTAGGTAATGCTACATCAGGTATCATTCTTACGTTTTTGGCCGCGTTAGGTGTTTCCGCTCTGATTGCAATGAGCCCGTTGGCTTTAAAAGCGTTACATCTGCTTGGCGGAATGTATTTGCTTAAAATGGGATGGGATTGTGTCCGTACTCCAGCTGCCGATGCTCCTCATCTAGAGCAGCAAAATAAAATGGCAGTGACGTTTTATCAGCGAGCTTTGGTTAGTAACTTGCTAAATCCGAAGGCACTCGTGTTCTTTGTGATGTTTTTGCCGCAGTTTGTCTCAACCAATATTGCTGCATCATCGGGTGAACAGATGATGGCATTGGGATTGCTGTTAAATGTACTTGGTTTGATCTTCAATCTGTTATTGGTTGTGTTAGCGGGAACCTTGGGTAAAGGGCTGCTTGAGAATGCCAAGGTTAGGAATTATCAGCATAAATTTATGGGTGGGATCTTCCTCATCCTTGCAATCTGGATGTTAAGCGCATTTTTTACCGCTTAG
- a CDS encoding DUF2909 domain-containing protein → MVFFFKLLLVLLLLFIIANLAKAMIEMVKGPNDTEDDKDSSQPPMSHYLGRRVVLSALAVILMIVALLSGFIDPNSRPY, encoded by the coding sequence ATGGTTTTCTTCTTCAAGTTGTTGTTGGTTTTACTACTGCTATTCATCATTGCTAATCTCGCTAAAGCCATGATCGAAATGGTAAAAGGTCCAAATGATACCGAAGATGATAAAGATTCTTCGCAACCTCCAATGAGCCACTACCTTGGCCGTCGAGTTGTGTTGTCCGCCCTAGCGGTTATTTTGATGATTGTTGCGCTACTCAGTGGCTTTATCGACCCCAACTCACGTCCTTACTGA
- a CDS encoding prepilin-type N-terminal cleavage/methylation domain-containing protein, translating to MSSLRYIRPSQHLPFPFKGSGFTLIEMLCAILIIAILAASASYTYFSFKKDAKVAALRGAKDALATINMEVYTKALLQNEESQSSNIKNIDINNDGIDDLAGHYGLIKFVTDANALAGMGEDFIVRKWYGVDSPSEPYFLIGYKNATLNDRNKCYFEVYYPDNTSGNIQYRLVDDDC from the coding sequence ATGTCTTCACTTCGCTACATTCGCCCTTCTCAGCATCTTCCATTTCCTTTCAAAGGTAGTGGATTCACACTTATTGAGATGCTATGTGCCATTTTGATCATTGCCATACTTGCTGCCAGCGCTTCCTATACCTATTTCTCTTTTAAAAAAGACGCGAAAGTAGCGGCATTAAGAGGAGCAAAAGACGCACTAGCGACTATTAATATGGAGGTTTACACGAAAGCGCTATTACAGAACGAGGAAAGCCAAAGCAGTAACATCAAGAATATCGATATTAACAACGATGGCATTGATGATTTAGCGGGTCATTATGGCTTAATCAAATTCGTCACAGACGCCAATGCACTCGCAGGGATGGGAGAAGACTTCATCGTAAGAAAATGGTACGGCGTCGATAGTCCAAGCGAACCTTACTTTTTGATCGGTTACAAAAACGCGACACTGAACGACCGTAACAAATGCTACTTCGAAGTTTATTACCCTGATAACACTTCTGGCAATATACAATATCGCTTGGTTGACGATGACTGCTAG
- a CDS encoding ATP-binding protein, with protein MAKLKQSIRFQIILASTLILGLVISFAALNHHYKTLESELRQLQSEISDSKIKMLQIRRSEKDFLSRVDNKYISKTSDQIQQLKQSFVAINQLAQKHQLDYLYSSQDIIRSLNKYSETFNRLAEQTILIEGTNKSGLIEDFKNTWFDLEKVMLNNSNPAYKQVILDIQESSYYFFRTFNPEYLVKAQNQLFELTFLSANDNAQVKARVLAFQQKFNQLQLAYQTIGYDHNSGLHGALRSEIHDVENDLAKLHQQIPIAIKSKLEAIDSNLHTLIIALVATLALILGYATWSIARLEKKLVESEEQANITNKAKSTFLANMSHEIRTPLNGIIGMAQIISDTTLTPNQRDYLHAIDTSSQTLLMLINDILDLSKIESGHIEITPYPSDVRDVVYDTAAMIAAKATENNVQLNVDIAPDVPFQVKLDEHRLRQILMNLVSNAVKFTSEGKVTLSIETRMVGRDCELTFSVRDTGIGIEQSKLEDIFKPFKQEDSSTTRNFGGTGLGLSISTQLVDLMGGQLKVESQKGVGSRFYFTLPVEVLDRIPRKQATVAEHVCVICEHQQIRDDVEQSLLFYGIKKVTHVSDIAHSVDADIFFLFHSNDQTTLAHINKLHALSPSTPIIIIQTFFCVGFNDEDKVDGIIKYPILGSRLIETITQSKEALRERMLHYSAKVQNPNVEPNRNGRVLIVEDNSVNQQVVSLFLKKAHYEYEIANNGLEALNRIKQGERYQMLLMDCMMPEMDGFTATQEIRNHERQNNLPSTPIVALTASVLDQDIKRCLEVGMDDYLAKPLKKDKLYSILEKYI; from the coding sequence ATGGCAAAACTGAAACAATCCATTCGCTTTCAAATTATTCTGGCAAGTACCTTAATTTTAGGGCTAGTGATTAGCTTTGCCGCGCTCAACCATCACTATAAGACGCTTGAATCTGAGCTGAGGCAACTTCAGAGTGAGATTTCCGATTCGAAAATCAAAATGCTGCAGATCCGTCGCAGTGAAAAAGACTTCCTTAGCCGAGTTGATAACAAATATATTTCGAAAACATCTGATCAAATACAGCAACTTAAACAAAGCTTTGTTGCTATTAATCAGTTAGCGCAAAAGCATCAACTTGACTACCTATACTCGTCGCAAGATATTATTCGCTCTCTTAATAAATACAGTGAAACATTCAATCGACTTGCCGAGCAAACCATTCTCATTGAAGGTACGAACAAATCTGGATTGATTGAAGATTTTAAAAATACTTGGTTTGACTTAGAAAAAGTGATGCTCAATAATTCAAATCCTGCATACAAACAGGTCATTTTGGATATTCAAGAGAGTAGCTATTACTTTTTCCGCACGTTCAATCCCGAGTACTTAGTAAAAGCACAAAACCAACTGTTTGAACTCACCTTTTTATCCGCCAATGACAATGCTCAAGTAAAAGCACGTGTGCTCGCTTTTCAGCAAAAGTTCAACCAGCTGCAATTAGCCTATCAAACCATTGGCTACGACCATAATTCCGGTTTACATGGCGCATTACGTTCAGAAATACATGATGTCGAGAATGATCTTGCCAAACTTCATCAGCAAATTCCTATCGCAATCAAATCTAAACTTGAAGCCATCGATAGCAATCTACATACACTCATCATCGCATTGGTTGCCACTTTAGCCCTTATCTTAGGTTACGCCACTTGGTCGATTGCTCGGTTAGAGAAAAAGCTCGTTGAATCTGAAGAGCAAGCTAACATAACCAATAAAGCAAAAAGTACTTTCCTTGCGAATATGTCACATGAAATTCGCACCCCACTAAATGGCATTATTGGTATGGCGCAGATTATATCTGACACCACCTTGACGCCAAATCAGCGTGACTACCTACACGCAATCGACACTTCGTCACAAACTCTTCTGATGCTGATTAATGACATACTCGATCTTTCCAAGATCGAATCTGGTCACATTGAAATCACCCCTTATCCATCCGATGTTCGTGATGTCGTGTACGACACAGCAGCGATGATCGCAGCAAAAGCGACTGAAAATAACGTGCAGCTCAATGTGGACATCGCGCCTGATGTCCCGTTCCAGGTCAAACTTGATGAGCATCGTTTGAGACAAATTCTTATGAACTTAGTGTCAAATGCAGTCAAGTTCACCAGTGAAGGTAAAGTCACACTCTCCATTGAAACGCGTATGGTGGGGAGAGATTGTGAATTGACATTCTCTGTGCGTGATACGGGTATAGGTATCGAGCAAAGTAAACTCGAAGATATATTCAAACCATTTAAGCAAGAAGATAGCTCGACGACTCGTAATTTTGGAGGAACTGGGCTTGGCTTGAGTATTAGTACCCAGCTCGTCGATTTGATGGGCGGCCAACTTAAAGTTGAGTCTCAAAAAGGTGTCGGTAGCCGTTTCTATTTTACACTTCCTGTTGAAGTCCTAGACCGAATTCCTCGCAAGCAAGCAACCGTTGCCGAACATGTCTGTGTTATCTGTGAGCATCAACAAATCCGTGATGACGTTGAGCAATCTCTGCTATTTTATGGCATTAAAAAGGTCACACACGTTAGTGACATCGCCCATAGCGTCGACGCCGATATTTTCTTCCTGTTTCATAGTAATGATCAAACTACGCTCGCTCACATCAACAAACTGCATGCTCTGTCTCCATCAACACCTATTATCATCATCCAGACCTTCTTCTGCGTTGGTTTCAATGATGAAGATAAAGTGGACGGTATAATTAAATATCCAATTCTAGGGTCGCGCTTGATTGAAACCATAACGCAATCTAAAGAAGCGCTACGGGAACGTATGCTTCATTACAGCGCAAAAGTTCAAAATCCGAATGTTGAACCAAACAGAAACGGACGTGTGCTTATCGTTGAGGACAATAGTGTCAACCAGCAAGTTGTCTCGCTATTTCTCAAAAAGGCGCACTATGAATATGAAATAGCAAACAATGGACTAGAGGCTCTCAATAGAATCAAGCAAGGTGAGAGATATCAGATGCTACTTATGGATTGCATGATGCCGGAAATGGATGGATTTACCGCGACCCAAGAAATTCGCAATCACGAGCGTCAGAATAACCTCCCGTCCACGCCAATTGTCGCGTTAACTGCAAGTGTGTTGGATCAAGACATAAAACGCTGCCTTGAAGTTGGTATGGATGACTACCTAGCGAAGCCACTTAAAAAAGATAAACTTTATTCGATCTTAGAAAAGTACATCTAA